A DNA window from Sphaeramia orbicularis chromosome 22, fSphaOr1.1, whole genome shotgun sequence contains the following coding sequences:
- the LOC115413216 gene encoding uncharacterized protein LOC115413216, with the protein MMMVMMSVEDVLLFLTHQIDTTTEFKLCVDREDLLDRGILQWKRKKTASPASALKVVYIGEAGIDTGALRKEFLTEMISGIENRFFEGAGNQGKNPKYSLSDLDNENFRTIGEIMAVSLAQGGPPPAFLKEWCYNFLCTGEIDFHSLSKEDVADLESCLLISRVENSTDVQSLMMYADEIVSCGYTSQIKLDSKESIIRAIILHSTTRLIPMLQQLRKGMGLYGLVDQMASNPAACHSLFVPGKITKPDADFIMMNCQPHYSERGSSKERAERKIINFLQDFLEELEMPDGETDSAADDTEPLAVPHVLQWMTGQSHIPILPGEKRHFKITCNFDHECRERLGDHLVCYPTVSACTQTVTFPIQHLSTYTEFRRIMSEAVQYGGGFHRV; encoded by the exons atgatgatggtgatgatgag TGTGGAGGATGTACTGCTCTTCCTTACACACCAAATTGACACCACAACAGAATTTAAACTGTGTGTGGACAGAGAAGACCTTCTTGACAGGGGCATTCTCCAATGGAAAAGGAAGAAAACTGCATCTCCTGCAAGTGCTCTGAAGGTGGTCTATATAGGAGAGGCAGGCATTGATACAGGAGCACTTAGAAAAGAGTTTCTGACTG AAATGATTTCAGGTATAGAAAACCGATTCTTCGAAGGAGCTGGGAACCAGGGTAAAAATCCCAAGTACTCTTTGTCAGACCTTGATAATGAGAATTTCAg AACTATTGGCGAAATAATGGCAGTCAGCCTTGCACAAGGTGGCCCACCTCCTGCTTTTTTGAAAGAGTGGTGCTACAACTTCCTCTGCACAGGAGAGATTGACTTTCACTCTCTGTCTAAGGAGGATGTGGCTGATCTAGAATCCTGTCTACTCATCAGCAGA gtcgAAAATTCCACAGATGTCCAGTCTCTGATGATGTATGCTGATGAAATTGTCAGCTGTGGATACACAAGCCAGATCAAACTGGACAGCAAGGAAAGCATAATTCG AGCAATTATCCTACATTCTACAACAAGATTGATTCCAATGCTACAGCAACTGAGAAAGGGCATGGGACTGTATGGCCTGGTGGACCAGATGGCCTCAAACCCTGCAGCTTGCCACTCCTTGTTTGTTCCTGGGAAGATTACCAAA CCTGATGCTGATTTCATAATGATGAACTGCCAGCCACATTACAGTGAAAGGGGGTCATCTAAGGAAAGAGCTGAGAGGAAGATTATCAACTTCCTCCAAGATTTCTTAGAAGAGCTTGAAATGCCAG atGGGGAGACAGACAGTGCAGCTGATGACACAGAACCTCTTGCAGTGCCACATGTGCTCCAGTGGATGACAGGGCAATCCCACATCCCCATCCTGCCTGGTGAAAAGAGACATTTCAAAATAACATGCAACTTTGACCATGAATGCAGGGAAAGGCTTGGAGACCACTTGGTTTGCTACCCAACAGTGAGTGCATGCACGCAGACTGTGACTTTTCCAATACAGCATCTTAGCACTTACACTGAGTTTAGAAGAATCATGAGTGAAGCAGTGCAATATGGTGGTGGATTCCACAGAGTTTAA